One genomic region from Ovis canadensis isolate MfBH-ARS-UI-01 breed Bighorn chromosome 24, ARS-UI_OviCan_v2, whole genome shotgun sequence encodes:
- the LOC138429706 gene encoding olfactory receptor 5M5-like translates to MDTFPSHNGTETTEFILLGLTSQQELQPILFMVFLLIYLITLTGNFGMILLIRFTPQLHTPMYFFLTHLACVDIFYSTNVSPQMLVNFLSEKKTISYVGCLAQCFVFVTLLLTEYYMLGAMAYDRYMAICNPLHYKRRMSRSQCICLVTFPYLWGSMVGTMQVILTSRLSFCGSNTINHFYCADPPLLMLTCSDTYIKQTVLFVSAGINLTGSLLIILISYVFIFITVMRIRSSKGQRKAFSTCGSHLTAVTMFYGSLTCMYLRPANKQSVEQGKIVSVICIFVNPMLNPFIYSLRNNDVKQALRRIFMKNLVAMKKSSLLTVSQ, encoded by the coding sequence ATGGATACATTTCCCTCACATAATGGCACAGAGACGACTGAGTTTATTCTTCTGGGACTTACCAGTCAGCAAGAGCTGCAGCCCATCCTTTTTATGGTGTTTCTCCTGATTTATCTCATCACCCTGACTGGGAACTTTGGGATGATTCTGTTAATCAGATTCACTCCCCAGctgcacacccccatgtactttttcctcacCCATTTAGCATGTGTAGACATTTTTTACTCTACAAATGTCTCTCCTCAGATGCTCGTTAACTTCTTATCAGAGAAAAAAACTATTTCCTACGTGGGGTGCCTAGcacaatgttttgtttttgtgactCTGCTTCTTACTGAGTATTACATGCTTGGTGCTATGGCCTATGACAGGTACATGGCAATCTGCAACCCCCTGCATTACAAGAGAAGGATGTCCAGGTCCCAGTGCATCTGCCTGGTCACTTTCCCCTACCTCTGGGGGTCTATGGTGGGCACAATGCAGGTAATATTGACTTCCCGCTTGTCCTTTTGTGGATCCAACACCATCAACCATTTCTACTGTGCTGACCCGCCCCTCTTAATGTTGACATGTTCTGACACTTACATAAAGCAAACTGTCTTGTTTGTGTCCGCAGGGATTAACCTCACAGGTTCCCTACTCATTATCCTCATCTCCTacgttttcattttcatcaccGTTATGAGGATCCGTTCCAGCAAAGGGCAGCGcaaagccttctccacctgtggcTCCCACCTGACAGCTGTTACTATGTTCTATGGGTCCCTGACTTGCATGTATCTGAGACCAGCAAACAAGCAATCTGTGGAACAAGGGAAAATCGTGTCAGTGATTTGCATTTTTGTGAATCCCATGCTAAATCCATTTATCTATAGCCTCAGGAACAATGATGTGAAACAGGCTTTAAgaagaatatttatgaaaaaccTTGTGGCAATGAAGAAGAGTTCTCTTTTGACAGTTTcccagtaa